In Accipiter gentilis chromosome 17, bAccGen1.1, whole genome shotgun sequence, one DNA window encodes the following:
- the LOC126047148 gene encoding olfactory receptor 1086-like translates to MVEDNYTFASEFILLGFTNREDLQVTYFVLLLAIYVVTLIGNLGVIMLIRTDSCLHTPMYFFLSHLSLLDICYSSTIIPQTLLNFLVEKVISFVRCATQLFSFATCATTECYVLAAMAYDRYMAICNPLLYSVVMSQKLCVGMLAGAYLAGVISSTIHTVSIFRLPFCRSKRINHFFCDGPPLLALSCSDTHVNEVMVSAVVGFNVLSTTVFILVSYLSVLSTVLRIRSVAGRHKAFSTCASHLVSIALYYGSSLFMYLRPGSRPSLEHGEVVSVLYSIIVPMLNPLIYSLRNTDMKNAMRKAKGRVLSSLSTHGSWSAERRGLP, encoded by the coding sequence ATGGTTGAAGACAACTATACATTTGCATCCGAGTTTATTCTCCTGGGCTTCACAAACCGAGAAGACCTGCAGGTGACATACTTTGTCTTACTCCTTGCCATCTATGTGGTCACTCTAATAGGAAATCTGGGAGTAATTATGTTAATCAGAACTGATTCGTGCCTGcacacccccatgtacttcttcctaaGCCACTTGTCTCTCCTAGACATCTGCTACTCCTCTACCATCATCCCTCAAACCTTGCTGAATTTTTTAGTGGAGAAGGTTATTTCCTTTGTTAGGTGTGCCACTCAGCTCTTCTCCTTTGCAACCTGTGCCACCACCGAGTGCTACGTGCTGGCTGCCATGGCTTATGATCGCTACATGGCCATTTGTAACCCCCTGCTCTACTCTGTGGTCATGTCCCAGAAGCTTTGCGTTGGAATGTTGGCTGGTGCCTACTTAGCTGGCGTGATCAGCTCCACCATACACACGGTGTCCATATTTCGTCTCCCATTCTGCCGGTCCAAGAGGATCAATCATTTCTTCTGTGATGGACCACCTCTGCTAGCCCTCTCCTGCTCTGACACCCATGTCAACGAGGTGATGGTTTCTGCCGTGGTGGGGTTCAACGTGCTAAGCACCACAGTCTTCATCCTAGTCTCCTACTTGTCGGTCCTCTCCACTGTCTTGCGGATCCGCTCCGTGGCCGGTCGGCACAAAGCCTTCTCCACCTGTGCCTCCCACTTGGTCTCCATCGCTTTGTACTACGGCAGCTCCCTCTTCATGTACTTGCGCCCCGGCTCCAGACCCTCCTTGGAGCATGGCGAGGTGGTCTCCGTGCTGTACTCCATCATAGTCCCCATGCTGAACCCGCTCATCTACAGCTTAAGAAACACGGACATGAAGAATGCCATgaggaaagcaaaaggcagagTCCTCTCCTCCTTGTCCACGCATGGTTCCTGGTCAGCTGAAAGGAGAGGGCTACCCTGA
- the LOC126047559 gene encoding olfactory receptor 8I2-like, whose product MMDGENLTVLSGFILLGFSDAPELQTTLFTIFLSLYVFMVLGNLMMILLINATPQLHTPMYFFLTHLSFIDFCLSSTIIPKALETFLLGRSHISFWGCFAQIYFFLALIICECFLLGVMAYDRYAAVCEPLRYTTTMSRARCYGAMVLVYAAGFLTSLVHTVPAGRLSFCRARSINHFFCELPTLLQLSCSDARANEILQFSIAGLITVGSVLMILVSYAYILYTILHISLARRRLKAFSTCSSHLAAITFFYAPGMLAYLQPCKACSRDQAKLVSMCYTVLTPTLNPLIYSLRNKEVKGALRRLWVQKLVPHLSRF is encoded by the coding sequence ATGATGGATGGAGAAAACCTCACTGTTTTGTCCGGCTTCATCCTCTTGGGCTTCTCTGATGCCCCAGAGCTACAAACCACATTATTCACAATTTTCTTATCCCTGTATGTTTTCATGGTGCTGGGGAACCTGATGATGATCCTGCTAATCAACGCCACCCCCCAGCTCCACACCCCCATGTATTTCTTCCTGACTCACTTATCTTTCATAGATTTTTGCCTTTCCTCCACTATCATCCCAAAAGCGCTGGAGAccttcctgctggggagaagccaCATCTCTTTTTGGGGTTGCTTTGCCcagatatattttttccttgctctgatcATCTGCGAGTGCTTCCTCCTGGGGGTGATGGCTTACGACCGATACGCGGCCGTGTGCGAGCCGCTGCGTTACACCACCACCATGTCCAGGGCGCGTTGCTACGGCGCGATGGTGCTGGTGTACGCCGCCGGCTTCCTCACCTCCCTGGTGCACACCGTCCCGGCGGGGAGGCTGTCCTTCTGCCGAGCCAGGAGCATCAACCACTTCTTCTGCGAGCTGCCCACCCTcctgcagctctcctgctccGATGCCCGCGCAAACGAGATCTTGCAGTTTTCCATTGCTGGGCTTATCACCGTGGGCTCTGTCCTGATGATCCTGGTGTCCTACGCTTACATCCTCTACACCATCCTGCACATCTCTTTGGCCAGGAGGAGGCTTAAAGCTTTCTCTACCTGCAGCTCCCACCTGGCTGCCATCACCTTCTTCTACGCGCCGGGGATGCTCGCCTACCTCCAGCCTTGCAAGGCTTGCTCGCGGGATCAGGCAAAGCTGGTTTCAATGTGTTACACCGTCCTGACCCCCACCCtcaaccccctcatctacagcctGAGGAACAAAGAGGTGAAGGGGGCCctgaggaggctgtgggtgcaaaaGCTGGTGCCACACCTATCCAGGTTTTGA